One genomic window of Lytechinus variegatus isolate NC3 chromosome 1, Lvar_3.0, whole genome shotgun sequence includes the following:
- the LOC121407789 gene encoding 39S ribosomal protein L30, mitochondrial-like translates to MNLPGLKTLVSQRVIQAYCTCVRMTFPVTRSLSSHPSATDKSSVDGEKEPHLLHAVWRIRSLKRRPYWERDIMKQLKLADTRKPVIHKNTPLVNSLLTRVRHLIRIKPVNPVYGMPDGDYEDTLLKWNGDFIVKRKIEPHGEEKTAAISDGAHETKS, encoded by the exons ATGAATTTACCAGGATTGAAGACCCTTGTGTCACAGAGAGTG ATTCAGGCGTATTGCACCTGTGTGCGTATGACCTTCCCTGTTACAAGGTCATTGAGTAGTCACCCATCAGCAACAGATAAAAGCTCAGTGGATGGAGAGAAAGAACCTCATTTATTACATGCAGTATGGAGGATCAGATCACTTAAACGAAGGCCTTACTGGGAAAGAGACATAATGAAACAATTGAAATTAGCTGAT acTCGTAAACCTGTTATCCACAAGAACACACCCTTGGTTAATTCTCTTCTGACCCGGGTCCGCCATCTTATTCGCATCAAGCCGGTTAATCCTGTCTATGGAATGCCAGATGGGGATTATGAAGATACCTTGCTCAAGTGGAATGGAGATTTTATTGTGAAAAGAAAGATTGAACCACACGGAGAGGAAAAGACTGCTGCTATATCAGATGGAGCTCATGAAACAAAGAGCTAG